A window of Armatimonadota bacterium contains these coding sequences:
- a CDS encoding family 10 glycosylhydrolase, which translates to MKLQRKAVSALAVSLIMMAVSRTAWAQNPEHRALWAYAWGPGIKSPAEVSALVSRALSANCNVIAAQVRKVGDAYYTPTRPNCDVRAVDIPEGYDPLQELLDQAHSVGLKVYAWVVVNRIATIPPSDPSHIYNRHPEWLCMSNAGQTLFDEGYFVDPGVPGAMEWNHNVCMDLITHYDLDGLFLDFIRYPQQNSGYNPIALQRFRDRYGLASTYIPAPNDSLFSAWRREQVTFFVRKLYANMLSVKPNMVLSASTFSDRNDAYNYRFQDWRTWMMSGYLDANCPMVYTTSNSVFNSRVDDAVANSGGRHVYILQGAYKNTIANSMTQLLSARSRGSQGQGIYRYCYTHSGDTDFNADDEPSFYSALTSQVYTAPTALPPMIWKTSPTVGHVKGRILDANQGKGVDAVWVMVEPVGFGTYTDGTGFYAHLNLAPGTYTISVTKSGYSPQVKTVTISAGEIQTIDFTLAGNEVSGISAAKLINDGSGVVLPPMVVTAGTNQLREKFYIEDTEQISGILVQLPANSDVEVHPGDIVRVCGQMGTSESGERQITNPLVIIESTGNSVPDPMAIVQRDLGGQSLGAYTPGVVDGRGTNNIGLLVQTVGKVTAIDPANSYFYIDDGSAIEDGFGSMGVRVLYDCLADGNTIVPPQQNSYVRVTGLSSTVKLSGNIYRAIRLRDQADWVYEACPVTTAPQDFITPGWNLISIPCTPRNPSPPAVFGAIPLDGCLWKWDTQTQSYRTYDSWTPQDFGSILRGEGYWLNASASGRPEFEAFENSGADFYIGLPKAGWTIIGSPFQTSHPWAEMLITNGIEAVPIKVGAEDKGWVDGVGWWWENSSQSLKTVSFPENFPASESLDPWHGYWLRSNVDKLALIVQQE; encoded by the coding sequence ATGAAATTGCAAAGAAAGGCTGTATCCGCGCTGGCCGTCTCGCTGATAATGATGGCGGTAAGCCGGACCGCCTGGGCTCAAAATCCTGAACACAGAGCGCTTTGGGCTTATGCATGGGGACCTGGAATAAAGAGTCCTGCGGAGGTCAGCGCTTTGGTTTCTCGAGCCTTAAGCGCCAATTGCAACGTTATTGCGGCGCAGGTGCGTAAGGTTGGTGATGCATACTATACACCGACAAGACCGAACTGCGATGTGCGCGCAGTTGATATTCCCGAAGGTTATGATCCACTTCAGGAGCTTCTAGACCAAGCGCACAGTGTAGGTCTTAAGGTTTATGCATGGGTGGTCGTGAACAGGATTGCTACAATTCCGCCTAGCGATCCGAGCCACATATACAATCGCCATCCTGAGTGGCTTTGCATGTCGAATGCGGGGCAGACGTTATTTGACGAAGGCTATTTTGTGGACCCGGGTGTACCGGGCGCAATGGAATGGAACCATAATGTCTGCATGGATTTGATAACGCATTACGATTTGGATGGCTTGTTCCTTGATTTTATTAGATATCCACAGCAAAACTCTGGCTATAATCCCATTGCTTTGCAGAGGTTCCGAGATCGGTATGGACTAGCGTCCACCTATATTCCGGCGCCAAATGATAGCCTCTTCAGCGCATGGCGGCGAGAACAGGTGACGTTCTTCGTCCGCAAGCTTTACGCAAACATGCTAAGCGTAAAGCCAAACATGGTCCTGAGCGCCTCAACGTTCTCGGACCGAAATGATGCGTACAATTATCGCTTTCAGGATTGGCGGACTTGGATGATGAGCGGGTATCTAGACGCCAATTGCCCTATGGTCTACACGACGAGCAATAGCGTTTTCAACAGCCGAGTGGACGATGCTGTGGCGAACTCTGGCGGCCGCCATGTATACATACTTCAGGGAGCTTATAAGAATACAATTGCAAACTCGATGACGCAATTGCTCTCTGCACGGTCGCGCGGTTCGCAGGGCCAAGGGATATACAGATATTGCTATACGCACAGTGGGGATACAGATTTTAATGCGGATGACGAACCCAGTTTCTACTCCGCGCTAACAAGCCAAGTATATACAGCGCCGACGGCTTTGCCGCCAATGATCTGGAAAACTTCGCCAACAGTAGGACACGTGAAAGGTAGAATCCTGGACGCCAATCAAGGCAAAGGAGTAGATGCTGTTTGGGTAATGGTCGAACCAGTGGGGTTCGGAACCTACACAGATGGCACAGGCTTTTATGCGCACTTAAATCTTGCACCTGGCACATACACAATAAGCGTAACAAAATCAGGATATTCACCGCAAGTTAAAACGGTGACAATCTCAGCAGGCGAAATTCAAACAATTGACTTTACCCTGGCTGGAAACGAAGTCAGCGGAATTTCAGCGGCAAAGCTTATAAATGATGGAAGTGGCGTAGTGCTTCCTCCAATGGTGGTAACAGCTGGCACAAACCAGTTAAGAGAGAAGTTTTACATTGAGGATACTGAACAAATATCTGGGATATTGGTTCAGCTTCCCGCCAACAGCGACGTCGAGGTTCATCCTGGTGACATCGTAAGGGTTTGCGGTCAAATGGGCACTTCTGAGAGTGGAGAGCGACAAATTACTAATCCACTGGTAATAATCGAATCAACTGGGAATAGTGTGCCTGACCCAATGGCAATTGTGCAACGTGACCTAGGTGGACAGTCACTTGGCGCATATACACCTGGGGTTGTTGACGGCAGAGGCACAAACAACATTGGCTTGCTTGTGCAAACCGTTGGCAAAGTAACCGCAATTGACCCGGCAAATAGCTATTTTTACATAGATGACGGGAGCGCAATAGAAGACGGCTTTGGCTCAATGGGTGTACGTGTGCTTTACGACTGTCTCGCAGATGGCAACACAATTGTTCCGCCACAGCAAAATTCCTATGTTCGGGTAACGGGTTTGAGCTCAACCGTAAAATTATCCGGAAACATTTACAGAGCGATTCGTCTGCGAGATCAAGCGGATTGGGTCTATGAAGCATGCCCAGTTACTACTGCTCCACAAGATTTTATCACTCCAGGATGGAATCTTATAAGCATTCCTTGCACGCCAAGAAATCCATCGCCGCCTGCTGTTTTCGGCGCGATACCTCTCGACGGTTGTTTATGGAAGTGGGACACCCAAACACAATCATACCGAACTTATGACTCATGGACGCCACAGGATTTCGGAAGCATCCTAAGAGGCGAAGGCTATTGGTTGAATGCTTCAGCCTCCGGGCGCCCAGAGTTTGAGGCATTCGAGAACTCCGGTGCAGATTTTTACATTGGTTTACCGAAAGCTGGCTGGACAATCATTGGTAGTCCTTTTCAAACCAGCCATCCATGGGCAGAAATGCTTATTACAAACGGAATAGAAGCTGTTCCCATTAAAGTTGGCGCTGAAGACAAAGGATGGGTGGATGGCGTTGGCTGGTGGTGGGAGAACTCCAGCCAAAGTCTCAAAACGGTCAGCTTTCCAGAAAATTTCCCGGCATCTGAAAGCCTAGATCCATGGCATGGATATTGGCTTAGAAGCAATGTTGACAAACTGGCATTAATTGTGCAGCAGGAATAG
- a CDS encoding family 10 glycosylhydrolase — protein MKKLVVLIFICVLFSSCLTIANATEYRAVWIDGWHSGMWTASEIDTMLSYVCTQGHYNVIVPQIRKKADALYNSTYGGPNGTGEPKPEQVQPPDFDPLAYMIQKAHERGIEVHPWVCTHRCPTTTSDWFYISHPDWLTRSQGGTSPLYVEGYWLDPGHPDGEEYTVNVILDIVKNYDIDGIQWDRIRYPQLNSGYNPTAIARFQAEKGYYPSYSDSTFINWRKNNLNAFVARVYAQIMEIKPHIVVGANTWPEYSIGNSTYLQDWNAWMFNHWLDINVPMNYTSSNTTFTTRIQDYLNRRYGRYVYSGMSVGESGQTQANACTQIGYCRSYNQGAGIPWGCQTYSYYHGTVTSPGWFSYVAASGRPYYTIDNAVPDLPWKSNPTTGIIHGRVTKPGLNDPYTHDWVYRATVTIYHPGPPDEVYMSTFTDQTGYYVFMDVPPRSGYTITAEKAGMVSRTYTNQTLKAGEALREDFQLSYTTCTSPAGTVTAGWNLISLPLDPVNTNPATVFNGIDIDGKLYRFCRTTWSLIGYDSWTPEIFGPCKTDEGYWLFADGPKTISYQAYAGGPTQRSTTLGNNCWNIIGCPFTTDKHWEDAEVKRGETTVPLRIAAKENNWLDSVGWWWDNSSQSLRTVGLEEDWPATEYLQPWHGYWIKTYTNDVTLTLR, from the coding sequence ATGAAAAAATTGGTGGTGCTAATCTTTATTTGCGTACTTTTTTCAAGCTGTTTAACTATTGCAAACGCCACCGAATATCGAGCTGTGTGGATTGACGGATGGCACAGCGGAATGTGGACGGCATCTGAAATAGACACCATGCTATCATATGTCTGCACTCAAGGCCATTATAACGTCATCGTTCCACAAATACGAAAGAAAGCCGATGCGCTCTACAATTCAACATATGGAGGGCCAAACGGCACAGGCGAGCCCAAGCCTGAGCAAGTACAACCGCCTGACTTTGACCCGCTCGCCTATATGATTCAAAAGGCCCATGAAAGGGGCATTGAGGTTCACCCATGGGTCTGCACTCACAGATGCCCCACTACTACATCTGACTGGTTCTACATCTCACACCCCGACTGGCTTACCAGGTCACAGGGAGGCACCTCGCCGCTGTATGTCGAGGGTTATTGGCTAGACCCCGGCCATCCTGATGGCGAGGAATATACGGTAAATGTAATCTTGGATATAGTCAAGAATTACGACATAGACGGCATTCAGTGGGACAGAATACGATATCCACAGCTGAACTCTGGATACAATCCAACTGCAATTGCGCGATTCCAAGCAGAAAAAGGCTACTATCCAAGCTATTCTGATTCAACCTTCATAAATTGGAGAAAAAATAATCTTAACGCCTTCGTCGCCAGGGTTTATGCGCAGATTATGGAGATAAAGCCACACATCGTTGTGGGTGCAAACACTTGGCCGGAATACAGCATTGGCAACAGCACATACCTTCAAGACTGGAATGCGTGGATGTTTAACCACTGGCTAGATATTAATGTGCCGATGAATTATACATCCAGCAACACAACATTTACTACTCGTATCCAGGATTATCTAAATAGGCGATATGGGCGCTATGTATACTCTGGCATGAGTGTAGGCGAAAGCGGTCAAACACAAGCCAATGCTTGTACTCAAATTGGATATTGCCGAAGCTATAATCAGGGAGCAGGAATCCCGTGGGGTTGCCAAACGTACAGCTACTATCATGGGACAGTTACAAGCCCAGGTTGGTTCTCATATGTGGCAGCAAGCGGCCGACCATACTATACCATTGATAATGCAGTGCCTGACCTCCCGTGGAAATCTAACCCAACCACTGGCATCATTCACGGAAGAGTTACCAAGCCTGGTTTAAATGATCCATATACTCACGATTGGGTATACCGAGCCACCGTTACAATATACCACCCCGGGCCGCCTGACGAAGTTTACATGTCGACATTTACAGACCAAACAGGTTACTACGTTTTCATGGATGTTCCACCAAGGAGCGGCTATACAATCACTGCCGAGAAAGCAGGAATGGTATCACGAACTTATACAAATCAGACACTAAAAGCGGGTGAGGCTTTGAGAGAAGACTTCCAATTGTCTTACACCACCTGCACTTCTCCTGCTGGTACAGTAACTGCTGGCTGGAACTTGATTAGTCTGCCACTCGACCCCGTAAATACCAATCCCGCCACGGTGTTTAACGGTATAGATATAGATGGCAAGCTCTACCGATTCTGCAGAACGACTTGGTCACTTATAGGATACGACTCCTGGACACCAGAAATTTTCGGTCCATGCAAAACCGACGAAGGCTACTGGCTATTTGCGGATGGCCCGAAAACGATAAGCTATCAAGCGTATGCAGGAGGACCCACTCAAAGAAGCACTACATTGGGCAACAACTGCTGGAACATTATCGGTTGTCCATTCACTACCGACAAACATTGGGAAGACGCGGAAGTAAAGCGTGGAGAAACAACAGTACCGCTAAGAATCGCCGCCAAAGAAAATAACTGGCTTGATTCAGTAGGTTGGTGGTGGGACAACAGCAGTCAGAGCCTAAGAACGGTAGGATTAGAAGAGGACTGGCCAGCTACTGAGTATCTACAACCCTGGCACGGCTACTGGATAAAGACTTACACAAACGATGTGACTCTAACGCTGCGCTAA